The Pyramidobacter porci genome includes a window with the following:
- the amrA gene encoding AmmeMemoRadiSam system protein A, with amino-acid sequence MSILGAFVVPHPPLILPEIGRGEERGIQATIDAYREAARRAAALKPDVLIVLSPHSVMYRDYFHISPGQQARGSFAAFGRPDATCAVSYDGALAEAIGSEAAASGIPAGKNGERRPELDHGTMIPLRFFCQSCGAIPVVRIGLSGLPLLEHYNFGKAIARAAERLGRRAVVVASGDLSHKLKADGPYGFAPEGPEFDRRIMEIFSSADFGAMFEFDSAFCEKAAECGLRSFVIMAGAFDGCDVESEVLSYEGPFGVGYGVACFVPCAVDERRRFGQLFLRREREKLRQTAAREDAYVKLARLSLEHYVKSGRVAELPDGLPEELTERRAGVFVSVTIAGELRGCIGTIEPVRGSVAEEILHNAVSAGTRDPRFAPVTEAELPRLVYDVDVLSPAEPATRDDLDVRRYGVIVSSGGRKGVLLPDLDGVDTVERQLDIALRKAGIERGESYSLQRFEVVRHR; translated from the coding sequence GTGTCAATTCTTGGAGCTTTTGTAGTGCCTCATCCGCCGTTGATCCTTCCGGAAATCGGACGCGGAGAGGAAAGGGGAATCCAGGCAACCATCGACGCCTATCGTGAAGCGGCCCGTCGGGCCGCGGCGCTGAAGCCCGACGTTCTGATCGTCCTGTCGCCTCATTCCGTCATGTATCGGGATTATTTTCACATCTCTCCCGGGCAACAGGCGCGCGGAAGCTTCGCGGCGTTCGGCCGGCCCGACGCGACCTGTGCCGTTTCTTACGACGGCGCACTGGCGGAAGCGATCGGGTCTGAAGCGGCGGCCTCCGGGATCCCCGCCGGGAAAAACGGCGAACGCCGTCCCGAACTCGATCATGGCACAATGATTCCATTGCGGTTCTTTTGTCAGTCGTGCGGCGCGATTCCCGTGGTCAGAATCGGTCTTTCGGGACTGCCGTTGCTCGAACATTACAACTTCGGCAAGGCGATCGCCCGCGCGGCGGAGCGTTTGGGACGCAGGGCCGTCGTCGTTGCCAGCGGCGACCTGTCGCACAAACTGAAGGCCGACGGCCCCTATGGCTTTGCGCCGGAAGGACCCGAGTTCGATCGGCGGATCATGGAGATTTTCTCGTCGGCCGACTTCGGCGCCATGTTCGAGTTCGATTCCGCCTTCTGCGAAAAAGCGGCGGAATGTGGGCTGCGTTCTTTTGTCATCATGGCGGGCGCTTTCGACGGCTGCGACGTCGAGAGCGAAGTCCTGAGTTACGAGGGGCCGTTTGGCGTCGGCTATGGCGTGGCCTGCTTCGTTCCCTGTGCCGTCGATGAAAGGCGGCGTTTCGGCCAATTGTTCCTGCGGCGGGAACGGGAAAAACTGCGGCAGACCGCCGCGCGTGAAGACGCCTATGTAAAGCTGGCGCGGCTGAGTCTGGAACATTATGTGAAGAGCGGCCGCGTGGCCGAACTCCCTGACGGTCTGCCGGAAGAGCTGACGGAGCGCCGCGCCGGCGTCTTCGTCTCCGTCACGATCGCCGGCGAACTGCGCGGCTGCATCGGGACGATCGAACCGGTCAGAGGTTCCGTCGCCGAGGAGATCCTTCACAACGCGGTCTCCGCGGGAACGCGCGACCCGCGCTTCGCGCCCGTAACCGAAGCGGAGCTGCCGCGGCTCGTGTACGACGTGGACGTGCTTTCGCCGGCCGAGCCGGCGACAAGGGATGATCTTGACGTCAGGCGCTACGGCGTGATCGTCAGCAGCGGAGGCCGCAAAGGTGTGCTGCTGCCTGACCTCGACGGCGTCGATACCGTTGAACGTCAGCTGGACATCGCGCTTCGCAAGGCCGGCATCGAGCGCGGCGAAAGTTATTCGCTTCAGCGCTTCGAGGTCGTGCGTCATCGATGA
- a CDS encoding glutamine synthetase III, translating into MDEGVARPAEIFGMHVFDKSAMKERLPEDVYRRLMTAVEGDGKLDSSIADYVAAAMKEWALSKGATHYTHWFQPRTEVTAERHMAFLNLDAEGHPIHTFSGKELIQSEPDASSFPSGGMRNTFEARGYCTWDPSSPAFIVLSHKGGTLCIPSVFISYDGTPLDMKTPLLKSIGAIQERAMRLLKLFGNRTVRSVDVTIGAEQEYFLVDEEKARRRPDIELCRRTLIGAPSPKAQAVEAHYLGAIHPRVLAFMEDVERDMYRLGQVLMTRHNEAAPGQFEFAPVLSEANQGCDQNQMLMEVMRKMARRHHFQLLLHEKPFASVNGSGKHLNVSLRDSEGRNLLKPTSNPRRNIQFLSFIASFLLGVARHGGLLRASIASAGNSHRLGGHEAPPAIMSVYVGSQIDRALNGLAQGLNEDITAKGSIDLGMDRLPTLNSDVSDRNRTSPIAFTGNKWEFRGVGAPQALGGPLTVMLAIWSEGIERFCTALESRLIGGADVADAALAVIKDAWEESANVRFEGNGYDAAWVEEAKRRGLPVCRNTVEALDQYLIREHRDLLANLGVMTDREIVAYHEVRLEQYNETMLTEIGVLRAMMFEGVLPAISKQLGREAQALSGVPSQLLDRLSAWEKNLERLVEIKCGILEKLEKLDAMVGSVKSRDAHAAAKVLVGEGASLMESIRADSDEAEQLIGKDLWPYPTYMDMFRIEDFEL; encoded by the coding sequence ATGGATGAAGGTGTAGCCCGTCCTGCGGAGATTTTTGGAATGCATGTTTTCGACAAATCGGCCATGAAGGAACGTTTGCCGGAGGACGTATACCGGCGTCTGATGACGGCGGTCGAGGGAGACGGCAAACTCGACAGTTCGATTGCCGACTACGTGGCGGCAGCCATGAAGGAATGGGCCCTTTCCAAAGGCGCAACGCATTATACCCACTGGTTTCAGCCGCGGACGGAAGTCACGGCGGAGCGGCACATGGCCTTTCTCAATCTCGACGCAGAGGGCCATCCGATCCACACCTTCAGCGGCAAGGAACTGATCCAGAGCGAACCCGACGCCTCGTCCTTTCCTTCCGGCGGCATGAGAAACACCTTTGAGGCCCGTGGATACTGCACCTGGGATCCTTCCAGCCCGGCCTTCATCGTCCTCAGCCATAAGGGCGGCACGCTCTGCATCCCTTCGGTGTTTATTTCCTACGACGGCACGCCGCTGGACATGAAAACGCCGCTGCTGAAGAGCATCGGCGCCATTCAGGAACGGGCCATGCGTCTGCTCAAGCTCTTCGGCAACCGCACCGTGCGTTCCGTCGACGTGACCATCGGCGCGGAGCAGGAATATTTTCTCGTCGACGAAGAAAAGGCGCGCCGCCGCCCGGACATCGAACTGTGCCGCCGCACCTTGATCGGCGCGCCGTCGCCCAAGGCTCAAGCCGTCGAAGCCCATTATCTGGGCGCGATCCACCCCCGCGTCCTGGCTTTTATGGAAGACGTCGAGCGCGACATGTACCGTCTCGGGCAAGTGCTGATGACCCGCCATAACGAAGCGGCCCCCGGGCAGTTTGAGTTCGCGCCCGTCCTGTCGGAAGCCAACCAGGGCTGCGATCAGAATCAGATGCTCATGGAAGTGATGCGCAAGATGGCGCGCCGCCATCACTTTCAGCTGCTGCTGCATGAAAAACCGTTCGCCAGCGTCAACGGCAGCGGCAAACACCTGAACGTTTCGCTGCGCGACAGCGAAGGGCGCAACTTGCTCAAACCGACCAGCAACCCGCGGCGCAATATCCAGTTCCTTTCTTTCATCGCCTCGTTTCTGCTCGGTGTCGCCCGGCACGGCGGGCTGCTGCGCGCTTCCATCGCTTCGGCGGGCAACAGTCACCGTCTCGGCGGGCATGAGGCGCCCCCCGCGATCATGAGCGTTTACGTCGGCTCGCAGATCGACCGGGCTTTGAACGGTCTGGCCCAAGGCCTCAACGAAGACATAACGGCGAAGGGCTCCATCGACCTCGGCATGGACCGCCTGCCGACGCTGAACAGCGACGTCAGCGACCGTAACCGTACCTCGCCGATCGCCTTCACGGGCAACAAATGGGAATTCCGCGGCGTCGGCGCCCCGCAGGCGCTTGGCGGCCCGCTGACGGTGATGCTGGCCATCTGGAGCGAGGGAATCGAGCGCTTCTGTACGGCGCTGGAGTCGCGTCTCATCGGCGGGGCGGACGTGGCTGACGCGGCGCTGGCCGTGATCAAAGACGCCTGGGAAGAATCGGCGAACGTGCGCTTCGAAGGCAACGGTTACGACGCGGCCTGGGTCGAAGAGGCGAAGCGCCGCGGACTGCCGGTCTGCCGGAATACGGTCGAAGCGCTGGACCAGTATCTGATCAGGGAACACCGCGATCTGCTGGCGAATCTGGGGGTCATGACGGATCGCGAGATCGTCGCTTATCATGAGGTGCGCCTGGAACAGTACAATGAAACAATGCTGACGGAGATCGGAGTGCTGCGCGCGATGATGTTCGAGGGCGTGCTGCCGGCCATTTCCAAACAGCTGGGGCGGGAAGCGCAAGCGCTGTCCGGCGTGCCGTCGCAACTGCTCGATCGACTCTCGGCATGGGAAAAAAATCTAGAACGCTTGGTTGAAATCAAGTGCGGCATTCTTGAGAAACTGGAAAAATTAGACGCAATGGTGGGCTCGGTCAAGAGCAGAGACGCTCATGCCGCTGCGAAAGTTCTTGTTGGCGAAGGCGCGTCGCTCATGGAGTCGATCCGAGCTGACAGTGACGAAGCCGAACAGCTGATCGGCAAGGATCTTTGGCCTTATCCGACGTACATGGATATGTTCCGCATCGAAGACTTCGAGCTCTGA
- the amrS gene encoding AmmeMemoRadiSam system radical SAM enzyme, producing MKRCQLCFHRCALEEGQRGICRARVCRGGRIVEENYGRITSLALDPIEKKPLRRFYPGSFILSVGSYGCNLRCPFCQNDSIAMSDGSGLTARRAEPVRLAELAGELRVRGNIGLAYTYNEPTVSYDFVVDCARLIHERQMKNVLVTNGSLLSEPLRRLLPLIDAMNVDLKGFTEAYYRWLGGDLETVKNFIRRAVEFGCHVEVTTLVVPGKNDGDDEIERLAAWLASLDRNLPLHLSRFFPRYKVQDRLPTPVARIYRLAELARRHLTYVYEGNC from the coding sequence ATGAAACGCTGCCAGCTGTGTTTCCATCGCTGCGCGCTGGAGGAAGGCCAGCGGGGCATCTGCCGCGCCAGAGTGTGCCGCGGCGGGCGCATCGTCGAGGAGAATTACGGTCGGATCACCTCGCTGGCCCTGGACCCGATCGAGAAAAAGCCTTTGCGGCGCTTTTACCCCGGCAGTTTTATCTTGTCGGTCGGAAGCTACGGCTGTAACTTGCGCTGTCCCTTTTGCCAGAACGATTCCATTGCCATGTCCGATGGAAGCGGCCTTACCGCGCGGCGCGCCGAACCCGTTCGGCTGGCGGAATTGGCCGGGGAACTGCGAGTCCGCGGAAACATCGGCTTGGCATATACCTACAACGAGCCCACGGTCAGCTATGATTTTGTCGTCGATTGCGCGCGCCTGATCCATGAACGGCAGATGAAAAACGTCCTGGTCACGAACGGTTCGCTGCTTTCCGAGCCGCTGCGGCGGCTTTTGCCGCTGATCGACGCCATGAACGTGGATCTGAAGGGATTTACCGAGGCATATTACCGCTGGCTGGGCGGCGATCTGGAAACGGTGAAGAATTTCATCCGCCGTGCCGTTGAATTCGGCTGTCACGTCGAGGTGACGACGCTGGTCGTGCCCGGAAAGAACGACGGCGACGATGAAATCGAGCGGCTGGCGGCCTGGCTGGCGTCGCTGGATCGCAATCTGCCGTTGCATCTCTCGCGATTTTTTCCGCGTTATAAGGTTCAGGATAGACTGCCGACGCCGGTCGCACGGATTTACCGCCTGGCGGAACTTGCCCGCCGGCACCTGACGTACGTTTATGAAGGAAATTGCTGA